ATCCTTTCAGGTTTCGTTATTGGCTATGCCTATGATGACCGCTGGGGTAAGAGTCTTACAATGAAAGATTTCTTTAAGCGTCGTTTGATACGTCTTCATCCTATGGTGATAATGGGGGCTGTCTTGGGGGCTATTACGTTTTGTATTCAGGGTTCCGTGCAATGGGATGGAACACATATCGGCATCTCCATGATAATGCTGTCTCTGCTTTGCACGCTATTCTTTATTCCCGCAATGCCGGGCGTGGGTTATGAAGTTCGTGGCAACGGTGAGATGTTTCCATTGAACGGGCCTTGCTGGTCATTGTTCTTTGAATATATAGGTAATATTCTTTATGCTTTGTTTATTCGTCGCTTATCTAATAAGGCGCTGACTGTGCTCGTTGTATTGTTGGGAGTGACATTGGCGCTATTCGCGGTCTTCGATGTTTCCGGTTATGGAAATATAGGTGTAGGATGGACATTGGACGGTGTAAACTTTGGCGGTGGGTTGTTGAGAATGCTGTTCCCGTTTTCTGTGGGGATGCTTATGTCGCGTAACTTCAAGCCTATGAAGGTGAAAGGCGCGTTCTGGATATGTACCATTGTATTGATTGCTTTGTTCTCAGTACCCTATCTGGAAGGTGCGGAGCCGATTTGCACAAATGGCCTTTATGAAGCATTTTGTATTATCGTAGCTTTCCCAGTCCTTGTATGGATAGGAGCATCGGGAACTACTACGGATAAAAAGTCAACTCAGATATGTAAGTTTCTGGGAGATATCTCTTATCCGATTTATGTGATACATTATCCGTTCATGTATCTGTTCTATGCATGGTTGATTAAAAATCAACTCTTTACTTTAGAGCAGACCTGGCAGGTTGCCTTATGTGTTTATGCATGGAATATATTACTGGCCTATTTGTGTTTGAAGCGGTATGACGAACCCATACGAAAATACTTGGCTAAACGTTTCTTGAAGAAAAAATGATAGTTTACAACAGGGTTGAGGGGTGTTTCTGAAAAGAAGCGCCTTTTTCTGATATAATAAGATTGGGCAAAGACGGATTTCGCAGGATTTCAGCTCTAATTTTAATATTTGGATTCATATTAGTTACAATATTGTTTATTTTGTTATCATCTTGCTTTGATATTGAAAGTTTTTTAGTATGTTTGTCGCATTATTAATGAAAAACACGTCTTTTCAATGAAAAAGCAAGATTTCCTGTTTATTATTCTGGTAGTGGTAGTCTTTCTACCCTTCTTTTTGAGTGACGCGGTTTATGACTGGTATAAGTCGTTCAATGCTGAACACGGCATGGTGATGAGCTTTCTGAAGTTTGCCATTCTGTCTTCGTTGGGCGAAGTGCTGGGATTACGAATAAGTGCGGGAGTATACAACCGGAAAGGCTTTGGTATTATTCCGCGCATGGTGGTATGGGGCATACTTGGTATGGGTATCAATGCCGCTATGATTATCTTTTCAAAAGGTGTGCCGCAGTTCATGGAGTATATGGGTATGGCAAATGCTGCCGCAACGTTTACAAGTGAAGCGATGTCTCTCGATAAGGTGCTGGTGGCGCTGGCCATATCGGTAACGATGAACACAATCTTTGCTCCGGTATTCATGACTTTCCATAAAATAACAGATACGCATATCCTGATGTGCGGCGGTTCTATTAAGAGTCTTATCACTCCTATCCCGATGACGAAAATCATCACCGGACTGAACTGGAACGTTCAATGGAACTTCGTTTTTAAGAAGACAATCCCGTTCTTCTGGTATCCTGCACACACCATTACTTTCATGCTTCCGCCGGATATGCGCGTATTGTTTGCGGCATTGCTGGGCATTGTGCTGGGAGTATTGCTGGCAGTGGCGGCACGGAAATAGTTTTTTTATTACCTTTGCTTCCTGCTAAACGAAAATAGATGTATGAAACTATATAGTAAGCAGGAAGCAATCGCACGCATGAATATGCTGGCAGGCTGTTCAAAGTCGTTTGTCTTTCTGATTGATTATTCGCAGGAACAGGTTTATGTGGAAGAGACGGCAGAGGTCTCACCGGAGGAGTTGATATATAACCTGAATGGATTTACGAATGAAGCAGTTGCCGGTTTAACGGATGAATTGCTTTCGGAGAGTTTGCCGGAACAGATAGAATGGATCTCACAGCCTGTTTCTTTCCGGGAATATAGTCGTGCTTTCAGACATGTGAAAAAGAATATTCTTGCCGGAAACAGCTTTCTTACGAATTTAACTTGCCGGACTCCGGTACAAACCAATCTGACTTTAAAGGATATATATTGTAGCTCCCGTGCTTTATATAAAGTATGGGTAAAGAATCGTTTTGTAGTTTTCTCTCCGGAGATTTTTGTTCGGATAAAGAAAGGGATTATCAGCTCTTATCCCATGAAAGGTACGATAGACGCTACCCTGCACGATGCCGTACAAACCTTGATGAACGACGGGAAAGAAGCGGCGGAACATGCTACGATTGTGGATCTGATCAGGAATGATCTGAGTATTGTGGCATCTCATGTCCGGGTGGAGCGTTATCGCTATATAGATGTGTTGCAGACAAATCGGGGACCGATATTGCAGACCAGTTCGGAGATATGCGGTGAACTTCCAGAAGATTACAAACGGCAGTTAGGTGATATTCTTTTCAGTATGTTGCCTGCCGGCTCTATTACCGGAGCACCCAAAAAGAAGACGATGCAGATTATTCGTGAAGCTGAGGGATATGAACGGGGATTCTATGCGGGAATAACCGGATATTTCGATGGAGACAGTCTGGATAGTGCCGTGATGATACGTTTTGTAGAGCAAGAGGCGGACGGAATGTATTTTAAAAGCGGTGGTGGCATTACTTTCAAGAGTGACGCACACAGTGAATATGAAGAAATGAAACAGAAAATATATGTGCCGATTTATTGAAACGATACAAGTACGTGACGGTAAGTTGCAGAATCTTGCCCATCACAACCGTAGGATGAATGAGACGAGACAGGCGGTTTTCGGAATGGTGGATCAACTGGATATTCTGAATTATATAGAGGATTGCCCTGAAAGTGGTTTTTATAAATGCCGGGTAGTTTATGGCAGAGAAGTATGTGAAGTGACATTTTCCGTTTATACAATAAGGGCTGTACGTTCACTCCGGTTGGTAGGTTCGGATACGATTGATTATCGCTACAAAAGTACGAACCGGAAGGAATTGGAAGCATTGTATGCCCTGCGCGATAACCGGGATGATGTGCTGATTGTCAGAAACAATCTTTTGACAGATACTTCCATTGCTAATGTGGCGTTAGAAAAAGAGGGAGTCTGGTATACGCCAAGGACTCCCTTATTGAAAGGCACAAAACGTGCATTGCTGTTGGAACAGGGGGTACTGACGGAATGTGATATTCCGTCAGATGAGATTTCCTCCTATTCACATATCGCTTTATTTAATGCGATGATTGATTTTCAGTCTCTGGTTCTGGAGATTAACCGGGATACGGTTATTCGTATTTGATACTATCTACCGGATTATTTCTTGCTGCCCGATAACTGTTCAGGCATACTGTGAGCAGGGTGATGCAGACAGTGAAGAACAAAGGAAGCAGGAAATGAAGAATACCAATGTGTACATGGTAAGCAAATTGTTGCAGCCAATAATTCATCAGATAGCAGACCAGGGGTACAATGAGTATAAACGCTATGCCTATGTAGTACAGGAACGGGCGATTGACAAGCCATAATATTTGCCCGAATGATGCACCGTGAATCTTCCGAATTCCTATTTCGCGTATACGTTGCTGAATAGCATAATGGGTGATGCCGAATAGCCCGAACAGTGTTAGGAATAAACTGATTGATGCATACATCAGCAGGATGCGGGAAAAGTCGGTGACTTCCTGATTATTGGAGATCAGTACCTGATAAGGGTCTTCATAATTGAATGGAGTACCGGGGTATTTCTTCTCCCATAATCCGCGAAGATGATGGATAACTGCTGTGCGATCTTGTTCGTCAAACCGTAAGGTCAATGTGGTATAGTTATCTTGTGGCGTTTCGTGCAGAATCATTCTCAGTGGAAACACATTGTTTGTGAGCGAATATTTCTTGAAATCTTTCATGACACCGATAATAGTACCTTTCTCACTCTTTTCGGGCACGTATTTAGAGATCGGTTGTCCCACCGGGTCTTCTCCTTCGGGCACAAGATAGCGAATGAAGGACTCGTTGATGATGACCGGCACAGAGGTACGGAGTAATAAATGGAATGTTTGTTTGGCATCCAGCAAGTAGAAATCGTATATATCCAGGAAGTCCGGACAGTTTTCATAAAGTTCAAGCATCAGAAGGTCATTCTTCTCACCATTTTGGCGGGGAACGGCCATACTCATGGTATAAAGACCTGATTTGGACGGTACAACAGATTTTACTCCGGGGATGGATTTAATGTCTTCTATCCAAGTAGGTAAAGGGGATTGCCGGGAGTCGCCGATTCCAAACTCAACGATTCCTTTGTAGCGGCTTCCCTCCTGCTCTATCAGGTCCATTTGGCTACGGATTATCATAAAAGCACTTAGCAGTCCGATAGAAATCATGAATTGTAAAGTGACCAGTGCTGCTACAATGCGCTGTTTCTTACGACCTGTAAAGAAGCTGCGGTAACGGCTTTCGGACAAGGTCTGTATCTTCCGGCCCATGTATTCTGCCGGAACAACGGATAGAATGATGACAAACAGCAGGATAACAGGGAACACCTGAACGGAGAAAAGATAGGAGAACGACAGATGTGCGGATATGGTTGCATTGAATACTGCTAACAGGTCGCTCATCAACAGAATGGACAACAGGAATGCTGTAATCACCATCAGGAAAGTATCGGCAAAGAGTTGCTTACGGATTTGACGCTGGCTTGCACCTAAAAGGCTTTCAATGTGCAAGGTGCGTATTTGCTTCAATAAGCGTGAAAAACTGAGGTTGATATAGTTGAAGCAACCGATGAACAAGATTAATAAAGCAGATAACAGTCCGACGCTTAACAGGGTCTTTTGCCGATGCTCGATACACTGGTTGCTATCTTGTGTGGTAGTGGTAAAATAGGATTCCTGTAAAGTCTGGGTACGATAATACCCTTTGCCTAATAAAGTAGGAAGTTCGGTTGTATCGAAGCGTTGGCGAAAGGCGTTGAGGTCTGTTCCTTCTTTGAGAAGTATCGAACAGGTGGTTCCTTCGGGACTTTTTAGATGCGTGAGCAAGTCTGCCTGCAACATGCTTTGCGGTGGCAGGCGGAAGACGGCGGCGATACGGTAGGCACTTTTGGATTGGGGGATATCCAGCAGCTTGCCGAGGCAGTCGGTGGTACCGAAACAGCGTTCGGCCAAAGCTTGGCTGATGGCGATGGTTCCTGGGTGGGTCAATACTTCTTCTATTTTTCCTGCAAGGGTTTCGATGGGGATAAATAGAGGTAATGTGCTGTCCGCTGATAGCAGGTTCAGTTCGGAATATTCTTGGTCGTCCACACGGATTTTTGTGTGAGTGATAGCTTGTGTGCGTAGTGAAGCTTCTATCTCAGGGAATTGTGAGATGATTTCGGGGACAGATTCGTGATATACGAATGTTCCTTGCATTTCTTGTTGTGCGAATGGTAGTGTTTGTGTCAGCCGGAGGATGCGGTCACGGTTGGGGTTGTTATACTCGATGTTGTATTCGTATAGGACGAAGGCTGTCAGTAGGTTGGTGCAGGCGATACCGATAACCAAGCTGACAAGAGAGATAGTGACGAACAATTTGTTTCGCCACCAGCTACGCAGGACAAACTTCAGAATGTACATATTTAATATCTTGATATGTTATTTGAAAAGTAGGTCAATCTGCTACCCTGGGCTCGTCGAAAGATATCTTCTCTTAACACAAGGTTGTAGAGATGAGATTCTTCGATCTTGCCCAGGATGACAGGAATTGACTGAGTAAAGAAACGTTTACAGACTCACTTCTGTCACCACCTGTCCGTCGAACAGATTAATGATACGTCCTGCAAAACCGGCATCGTGCTGTGAGTGGGTCACCATGACGATGGTGGTTCCTTCTTTGTTCAGTTCATTCAGCAGTTCCATCACTTCCTTACCGTTCTTTGAGTCCAGATTACCGGTAGGCTCATCGGCAAGGATCAGCTTTGGATTGGCTACTACGGCACGGGCAATGGCTACACGTTGCTGCTGACCACCGGAGAGCTGCTGCGGGAAGTGTTTGCTCCGGTGTGTAATGGCCATGCGTTCCATTGCTGTTTCTACGCGACGTTTGCGTTCGGCGGAAGGAATGCCCATGTAAAGCAACGGCAGTTCGATGTTTTCGTATACATTCAGTTCATCAATCAGGTTGAAGCTCTGGAATACAAAACCGATGACCCCTTTACGCAGGCTGGTACGTTGTGCTTCGGTGTATTTGGATACTTCCTTTCCATTGAGGTAGTATTCTCCGCCCGAAGGGTTGTCGAGCAAGCCGAGGATATTCAGCAATGTAGATTTACCGCAACCGGAAGGTCCCATAATTGCGACGAACTCGCCTTCTTTCACTTCGATGTTCACATTGTTCAAAGCCCATGTCTGCACTTCTTCTGTCTTGAAGATTTTTTGCAGGTTTACTGTTTTAATCATAATAGTGATAATTTTAATTAGTAATATTGTTTATTCATTTTTTATTATCTCAGCCGGATTGATATGCATGATCCGGTAAATTTTGTATGCGGTGGTGAGGAATATCAGTAAAGCTATACTGAAGAAGATTGAAATGCCCCACCCCCATCCTTGTATGCATTGCACCGGAGTGTCATCTATTGATAGCAACATGATTCTGATCAATGGATAAGCAATAGCAAAGGCCAGCAAGAAGATAACCAGATAGGCTTTTCCGAAGATTCCGGCGATAATCCACGGAGTAGCTCCATTGATTTTGCGTATGGCAATTTCTTTCTGTCGGCTGACTGTATCCATAGAAATGGCTGAATAGATGCTTAGCACGACTAATAAGACGCTGATAACGGCCAGTACCGTCATCGCAACCTGGGTGATATATATAGATCCTTGGGTGGTTTGTTTATTATCGGCCAGCGTACGGATTTCGAGTGGCAAAGTGTCAGGAACATATTTCCGGCAGATATCAGTGATACGACGGACGCCTTTGTCGGAGCTTGTTCCGGGTGCAAGTTTAAAGTAGAAATTTCCGAAACTGTTGCCGGGAAAGAATACCGAACCGATGACTCCTTCTTTCTGTGATTCTTTATAGAGCGCTTTGAAGGTACCTATGATGCGATAACTCTGTCCATTAAGTTCCACCATACCTTGCACACTGTCTTTATCTAGTTGTTGTTTAAAGCTTTCGCTAACGTAAATGCATCCTTCCGCATCTTCGTCTACTTCTTTCCCTTGCATCGGAATATTTAAAAACTTAAAGTAGCTCGGAGAACCTTCCGTATAGAAAATCCGCGCTTCCGACTGGTCTGCTTTTTTGTAGGTGCGCATGAAGAAAAATCCGTTTTTCATATGGTCCATCATGGGGAGCATCCCGACGCATTCCGGTAAAGCCTGGATATCGGTTAATATCGGATTCAGATGTTGCCACATACGCTGGCTGTTTATATTCAGGGCGATAATGTCATCCTCCTCTTGGGAAGTAAGCGGGCTATAAGCATGTCCCCAAATTTCATCCAATACCAAATGGACACCGAGCGTGCCGCTTACGAAAAATATCG
The nucleotide sequence above comes from Bacteroides intestinalis DSM 17393. Encoded proteins:
- a CDS encoding acyltransferase family protein; the encoded protein is MSNTPSAAFSDTKAHYDLLDGLRGVAALMVIWYHIFEGYAFASDTMITTFNHGYLAVDFFFILSGFVIGYAYDDRWGKSLTMKDFFKRRLIRLHPMVIMGAVLGAITFCIQGSVQWDGTHIGISMIMLSLLCTLFFIPAMPGVGYEVRGNGEMFPLNGPCWSLFFEYIGNILYALFIRRLSNKALTVLVVLLGVTLALFAVFDVSGYGNIGVGWTLDGVNFGGGLLRMLFPFSVGMLMSRNFKPMKVKGAFWICTIVLIALFSVPYLEGAEPICTNGLYEAFCIIVAFPVLVWIGASGTTTDKKSTQICKFLGDISYPIYVIHYPFMYLFYAWLIKNQLFTLEQTWQVALCVYAWNILLAYLCLKRYDEPIRKYLAKRFLKKK
- a CDS encoding aminodeoxychorismate synthase component I yields the protein MKLYSKQEAIARMNMLAGCSKSFVFLIDYSQEQVYVEETAEVSPEELIYNLNGFTNEAVAGLTDELLSESLPEQIEWISQPVSFREYSRAFRHVKKNILAGNSFLTNLTCRTPVQTNLTLKDIYCSSRALYKVWVKNRFVVFSPEIFVRIKKGIISSYPMKGTIDATLHDAVQTLMNDGKEAAEHATIVDLIRNDLSIVASHVRVERYRYIDVLQTNRGPILQTSSEICGELPEDYKRQLGDILFSMLPAGSITGAPKKKTMQIIREAEGYERGFYAGITGYFDGDSLDSAVMIRFVEQEADGMYFKSGGGITFKSDAHSEYEEMKQKIYVPIY
- a CDS encoding aminotransferase class IV codes for the protein MCRFIETIQVRDGKLQNLAHHNRRMNETRQAVFGMVDQLDILNYIEDCPESGFYKCRVVYGREVCEVTFSVYTIRAVRSLRLVGSDTIDYRYKSTNRKELEALYALRDNRDDVLIVRNNLLTDTSIANVALEKEGVWYTPRTPLLKGTKRALLLEQGVLTECDIPSDEISSYSHIALFNAMIDFQSLVLEINRDTVIRI
- a CDS encoding ABC transporter permease — translated: MYILKFVLRSWWRNKLFVTISLVSLVIGIACTNLLTAFVLYEYNIEYNNPNRDRILRLTQTLPFAQQEMQGTFVYHESVPEIISQFPEIEASLRTQAITHTKIRVDDQEYSELNLLSADSTLPLFIPIETLAGKIEEVLTHPGTIAISQALAERCFGTTDCLGKLLDIPQSKSAYRIAAVFRLPPQSMLQADLLTHLKSPEGTTCSILLKEGTDLNAFRQRFDTTELPTLLGKGYYRTQTLQESYFTTTTQDSNQCIEHRQKTLLSVGLLSALLILFIGCFNYINLSFSRLLKQIRTLHIESLLGASQRQIRKQLFADTFLMVITAFLLSILLMSDLLAVFNATISAHLSFSYLFSVQVFPVILLFVIILSVVPAEYMGRKIQTLSESRYRSFFTGRKKQRIVAALVTLQFMISIGLLSAFMIIRSQMDLIEQEGSRYKGIVEFGIGDSRQSPLPTWIEDIKSIPGVKSVVPSKSGLYTMSMAVPRQNGEKNDLLMLELYENCPDFLDIYDFYLLDAKQTFHLLLRTSVPVIINESFIRYLVPEGEDPVGQPISKYVPEKSEKGTIIGVMKDFKKYSLTNNVFPLRMILHETPQDNYTTLTLRFDEQDRTAVIHHLRGLWEKKYPGTPFNYEDPYQVLISNNQEVTDFSRILLMYASISLFLTLFGLFGITHYAIQQRIREIGIRKIHGASFGQILWLVNRPFLYYIGIAFILIVPLVCYLMNYWLQQFAYHVHIGILHFLLPLFFTVCITLLTVCLNSYRAARNNPVDSIKYE
- a CDS encoding ABC transporter ATP-binding protein → MIKTVNLQKIFKTEEVQTWALNNVNIEVKEGEFVAIMGPSGCGKSTLLNILGLLDNPSGGEYYLNGKEVSKYTEAQRTSLRKGVIGFVFQSFNLIDELNVYENIELPLLYMGIPSAERKRRVETAMERMAITHRSKHFPQQLSGGQQQRVAIARAVVANPKLILADEPTGNLDSKNGKEVMELLNELNKEGTTIVMVTHSQHDAGFAGRIINLFDGQVVTEVSL